A window from Fragaria vesca subsp. vesca linkage group LG5, FraVesHawaii_1.0, whole genome shotgun sequence encodes these proteins:
- the LOC101310998 gene encoding GEM-like protein 1-like, whose product MSEHHQPAGDTKPPTHSQDYAPYPKLDPNDVAPPPHSETWTSVSIASEQPPKSESPPSAPAPPPVATPEVHPEARAPPIAAEDAATTMPMESNPYVSNPAQPPASSVKNTVDSVKGVLGKWGKKAVETTKKGQDLAGNMWQHLKTGPSFADAAVGRIAQSAKVIAEGGYEKIFQKNFETVPDEQLLKTFACYLSTSAGPVMGVIYLSTAKLAFCSDDPLSYKNGDQTAWSYYKVVIPLHQLKAVNPSTSKVKAAEKYIQVISVDNHEFWFMSFVNYDSAVKHLQEALQPHPQPHSL is encoded by the exons ATGAGTGAGCATCATCAGCCAGCCGGCGACACAAAGCCTCCTACTCACTCCCAAGACTACGCGCCTTACCCTAAGCTCGATCCAAACGACGTCGCTCCGCCTCCCCACTCCGAAACCTGGACCTCCGTCTCCATCGCCTCAGAACAGCCGCCGAAGTCGGAGTCTCCGCCGTCGGCCCCGGCACCGCCGCCCGTCGCGACTCCTGAAGTACACCCCGAGGCTCGCGCACCGCCGATCGCCGCAGAAGACGCCGCCACTACCATGCCTATGGAGTCCAATCCTTACGTCAGCAATCCGGCGCAGCCTCCCGCTTCGTCCGTCAAGA ATACGGTGGATTCAGTGAAAGGTGTTCTTGGAAAATGGGGAAAGAAGGCTGTGGAGACTACCAAGAAGGGTCAGGATCTTGCGGGCAACATGTGGCAACACT TGAAAACAGGACCCAGTTTTGCTGACGCTGCTGTGGGAAGAATTGCTCAGAGTGCAAAAGTGATTGCTGAAGGTGGTTATGAGAAGATCTTTCAGAAAAATTTTGAGACAGTCCCGGACGAGCAACTTCTGAAGACCTTTGCTTGCTACCTGTCCACATCTGCTGGCCCCGTGATGGGAGTTATATATTTGTCAACAGCAAAGCTTGCATTTTGCAGTGATGATCCCCTTTCATACAAAAATGGTGATCAGACAGCGTGGAGCTATTATAAG GTGGTTATTCCATTACATCAGCTTAAGGCAGTGAACCCATCAACGAGCAAAGTCAAAGCAGCTGAGAAATACATCCAGGTCATCTCTGTGGACAACCACGAGTTCTGGTTTATGAGCTTTGTGAACTATGATAGTGCTGTGAAACACCTTCAAGAAGCATTGCAGCCCCACCCTCAGCCCCACAGCTTGTAA
- the LOC101310706 gene encoding transport inhibitor response 1-like protein-like: MGDDPSSSSQMSEDDDDRSPPLDPSSSNKARNCSSGSGCDYIIPYPDQVLENVLENVLCFLTARQDRNAASLVCKSWYRAEALTRSGLFIGNCYAVSPRRATARFTRVRAVSIKGKPRFADFNLMPPNWGAHFRPWVSAMAKAYPWLEKVYLKRMSVTDDDLALLAESFPGFKELLLVCCDGFGTSGLAVVASKCRQLKVLDLIESEVLDDDVDWICCFPESLTCLESLIFDCVECHINFEALERLVMRSPLLKKLRLNRHVSIGQLHRLMVRAPQLTHLGTGSFSTLEGNPQGDQELDYVSAFAACKSLVCLSGFREILPDQLPAIYPVCANLTNLNFSYANITAEQLIPVIRHCHKLQIFWVLDSVCDEGLKAVAATCKELRELRVFPVNAREDTEGPVSEVGLQAISEGCRKLQSILYFCQRMTNAAVIAMSKNCPDLVVFRLCIMGRHRPDHATGESMDEGFGAIVMNCKKLTRLAVSGLLTDQAFSYIGQFGKLVRTLSVAFAGDSDMGLKYLLEGCPKLQKLEIRDSPFGDSALRSGLHHYYNMRFLWMSSCLLTREGCQDVAQALPRLVVEVMKSDEEEETGEYVDILYLYRSLEGQRDDIPKFVDIL, encoded by the exons ATGGGAGACGACCCTTCTTCGTCGTCCCAAATGTCCGAGGACGACGACGACCGATCTCCGCCGTTGGATCCCTCCTCCTCCAACAAAGCCCGCAACTGCTCCTCCGGGTCGGGTTGCGACTACATCATCCCTTACCCGGACCAAGTCCTCGAGAACGTTCTAGAAAACGTCCTCTGCTTCCTCACCGCCCGCCAAGACCGCAACGCCGCCTCATTGGTCTGCAAGTCTTGGTACCGCGCCGAGGCTCTCACCCGATCCGGCCTCTTCATCGGCAACTGCTACGCCGTCTCCCCCCGCCGCGCCACCGCCCGCTTCACCCGCGTCCGGGCGGTTTCCATTAAAGGAAAGCCCCGGTTCGCAGATTTCAACCTCATGCCTCCCAATTGGGGGGCCCACTTCAGGCCGTGGGTCTCCGCCATGGCCAAGGCGTACCCTTGGCTCGAGAAAGTGTACCTGAAACGCATGTCTGTCACCGACGACGATCTGGCTCTGCTGGCCGAGTCCTTCCCCGGGTTTAAGGAGCTGCTTCTGGTCTGCTGCGATGGGTTCGGCACCAGCGGCCTCGCTGTGGTCGCCAGTAAGTGCAG ACAGCTTAAAGTGCTTGATTTGATTGAATCTGAGGTTCTGGACGACGATGTGGATTGGATATGTTGTTTTCCCGAGAGCCTGACCTGTCTGGAGTCTCTGATTTTTGATTGCGTAGAGTGCCACATAAATTTTGAGGCATTGGAGAGGCTGGTGATGAGGTCGCCTTTGTTGAAGAAACTTAGGTTGAACCGCCATGTTTCGATTGGGCAGTTGCACCGCCTGATGGTTCGAGCTCCACAGCTCACTCACCTAGGAACAGGCTCATTCAGTACATTGGAGGGCAATCCTCAGGGGGATCAAGAACTGGATTATGTCTCTGCTTTTGCTGCTTGCAAATCTCTAGTCTGTCTATCAGGGTTCAGGGAGATATTGCCGGATCAGTTACCTGCAATATACCCCGTCTGTGCTAATCTGACCAATCTGAATTTCAGCTATGCAAATATCACTGCAGAACAACTTATACCAGTCATACGTCACTGCCACAAGCTCCAGATTTTCTGG GTACTCGATTCAGTATGTGATGAAGGCCTTAAGGCAGTGGCTGCAACTTGCAAGGAATTGCGTGAACTTCGGGTTTTCCCAGTCAATGCTCGCGAGGATACTGAGGGTCCTGTATCTGAGGTTGGTCTGCAAGCCATTTCTGAGGGATGTAGGAAGCTGCAATCTATATTATATTTCTGTCAACGTATGACAAATGCAGCTGTGATAGCCATGTCAAAGAACTGCCCAGATCTTGTGGTGTTTCGCCTCTGTATTATGGGGCGCCACCGGCCTGACCATGCTACTGGTGAGTCCATGGATGAAGGTTTTGGAGCAATAGTTATGAATTGTAAGAAGCTCACCCGTCTAGCTGTGTCTGGTTTACTGACTGATCAAGCCTTTAGTTATATTGGGCAATTTGGAAAATTGGTTCGAACTCTCTCAGTTGCCTTTGCTGGTGACAGTGACATGGGACTAAAATATTTGCTTGAGGGCTGCCCTAAATTGCAGAAGCTTGAAATCCGGGACAGCCCATTTGGGGATTCTGCATTACGCTCTGGTTTGCATCACTATTACAACATGAGATTCCTTTGGATGTCATCATGCTTATTAACTCGGGAAGGTTGTCAAGATGTTGCTCAAGCACTGCCCCGCCTGGTTGTGGAAGTGATGAAGAGTGATGAAGAGGAGGAAACAGGTGAATATGTTGATATACTATACCTGTACCGATCCCTTGAGGGGCAAAGGGATGATATTCCAAAGTTTGTTGATATCCTGTAG